A stretch of the Desulforamulus ferrireducens genome encodes the following:
- a CDS encoding transposase has protein sequence MTKPEKSIKGSEVTLYILQQNLFSFEQWLEIESEYRLEPFFSVLDLRPYSQALCSDTKRGRKPENREAILRALLVAPFENISEFTALRDRLVSDIRFRYQCGFELAKRVPSISTFSRVFGQIMEKEIAQKLFNDLVQQCLDEKIIVADTIAIDSTAIDAYEKKQPKSKSQETGNATWGAKYDTFRNKITWFGYKIHLAVDTSSELPIALEVTPANINDGDMGPTLIEKVAAQIPEGRLKYVIEDSGYDQQKNYEAAKAQRAQAIIPLNLRNAQEPPEGFSFNGTPKCSMGYEMVYWGCDKNFLKFRCPHALGKVDCPNGMAWCSSSNYGMVVKINVKDDLRRFSLPHRGTKRWEELYDKRTSVERCNSRLKENLTANDLHIRGIKKVTAYIYLNAIVLLATALASKKINCSPQQKVA, from the coding sequence GTGACCAAACCCGAAAAATCCATAAAAGGAAGTGAAGTCACTTTGTATATTCTCCAACAAAACCTATTTTCCTTTGAACAATGGTTGGAAATTGAATCAGAATACCGGCTAGAACCTTTTTTTAGTGTATTGGACTTACGTCCGTATTCTCAAGCGCTTTGCTCTGATACGAAACGGGGAAGAAAGCCCGAGAACCGAGAGGCTATTCTTAGAGCGCTCCTCGTAGCACCTTTCGAAAATATCTCAGAATTCACCGCCCTTCGAGATCGCCTGGTCAGCGATATTCGTTTTCGGTATCAGTGTGGTTTCGAACTCGCTAAGCGGGTTCCTTCAATCTCTACATTCAGTCGGGTATTTGGTCAGATTATGGAAAAAGAAATAGCCCAAAAGTTATTTAATGACTTAGTACAACAGTGTTTAGACGAAAAGATTATAGTGGCTGATACCATTGCAATTGACAGTACGGCAATTGATGCTTATGAGAAAAAGCAACCCAAGTCTAAAAGCCAAGAAACAGGTAATGCAACTTGGGGAGCCAAATACGATACGTTTAGAAACAAAATTACCTGGTTTGGCTACAAGATTCATTTAGCTGTTGATACATCAAGCGAATTACCTATAGCCCTTGAGGTTACGCCTGCAAATATTAATGACGGCGATATGGGGCCTACGCTGATTGAGAAAGTAGCGGCACAAATCCCTGAAGGAAGGTTAAAATATGTCATTGAGGATTCAGGCTACGATCAACAAAAGAACTATGAAGCTGCGAAAGCCCAGAGAGCGCAGGCAATTATCCCTTTAAACTTAAGGAATGCCCAGGAACCACCGGAAGGGTTTTCATTTAATGGAACTCCCAAGTGCTCTATGGGTTATGAAATGGTATATTGGGGTTGCGATAAAAACTTCCTTAAGTTTCGATGTCCACATGCACTGGGTAAAGTGGATTGTCCCAATGGAATGGCTTGGTGCTCCTCTTCAAACTATGGGATGGTTGTAAAGATAAACGTAAAGGACGATCTAAGGCGTTTTTCCCTGCCCCATAGAGGAACTAAGCGATGGGAAGAGCTATATGACAAAAGAACTTCTGTGGAACGTTGCAATTCTAGGCTTAAGGAGAATCTTACTGCGAATGACCTCCATATAAGGGGAATTAAAAAGGTTACGGCATATATTTACCTTAATGCCATAGTGCTATTAGCAACGGCTTTAGCATCCAAAAAAATAAACTGCTCACCCCAACAAAAAGTAGCTTAA
- a CDS encoding DNA cytosine methyltransferase, whose amino-acid sequence MTYKIISLFSGAGFLDFGFAENGFEIVWGAELISEFALANNYNMRLRYGHSNRVHNIDITMVNPRDIPIADGVIGGPPCQDFSKGNAKSQGVEGNRGSLVWDFLAKIEYLRPKFFLFENVDALYTTKKHRTEALMPLLEQFSNLGYKPYFRVLNALDYGIPQDRSRVFIVAFREEIINLLQENDLPIFQWPKPLFNNAKDTFKWPDMWDYGTVVDEEDFINQLQYPYCLTVHSRIGREEELINLPNHISFRAYSNKFFTTPEGKFKGKSFKRLHRFRYSPTLAYGNNEVHLHPTKPRRLTVREALRIQSVPDWYEFPVGLSLTDMFKMVGNGVAFELAELLAIQIKEVLDNYYSIINEPFAIL is encoded by the coding sequence ATGACTTATAAAATAATATCTTTGTTTTCGGGAGCTGGTTTTCTGGACTTTGGGTTTGCAGAAAATGGTTTTGAGATAGTTTGGGGTGCAGAACTAATTTCCGAATTTGCTTTAGCTAATAATTACAACATGCGTCTCAGATATGGGCATTCAAATAGAGTGCATAACATCGATATTACAATGGTAAATCCACGGGATATTCCAATAGCGGATGGTGTCATCGGAGGACCACCTTGCCAGGATTTTTCAAAGGGTAATGCTAAAAGCCAAGGGGTAGAGGGTAACCGTGGAAGTTTGGTATGGGATTTTCTTGCTAAGATTGAATATCTCCGACCAAAGTTCTTTTTGTTCGAGAATGTCGATGCTCTTTATACTACTAAAAAACATAGAACAGAAGCACTGATGCCGTTGCTAGAACAATTTAGCAATCTGGGGTATAAACCCTATTTTAGGGTATTAAATGCTTTAGACTATGGCATACCTCAGGACAGATCCAGAGTATTCATAGTAGCCTTTAGGGAAGAAATAATTAATCTTCTCCAAGAGAATGATTTGCCTATATTTCAGTGGCCAAAACCTTTATTTAATAATGCGAAGGATACTTTTAAGTGGCCAGATATGTGGGATTATGGAACGGTAGTGGATGAAGAAGATTTTATTAATCAATTACAATATCCATATTGCTTAACTGTACACTCAAGAATTGGTAGGGAAGAGGAACTTATTAATCTTCCTAACCATATTAGTTTTAGAGCCTATTCAAATAAATTTTTCACTACTCCCGAAGGAAAGTTTAAGGGAAAGTCTTTTAAAAGGCTCCATAGATTTAGATACAGCCCTACTTTAGCCTATGGTAATAATGAGGTTCACCTGCATCCTACGAAACCCAGAAGATTAACAGTTCGGGAGGCATTGCGAATACAGTCTGTACCAGATTGGTATGAGTTCCCCGTAGGATTATCATTAACAGACATGTTTAAAATGGTTGGGAATGGGGTTGCTTTTGAGCTTGCAGAGTTATTAGCAATTCAAATTAAAGAAGTATTAGATAATTACTATTCGATTATAAATGAGCCTTTTGCAATTTTGTAA
- the nirJ1 gene encoding putative heme d1 biosynthesis radical SAM protein NirJ1, producing MIGISKLLCGTQNYGDSLRYAHGTQGQVHGAVAGHGPVVVWNSTRTCNLKCRHCYSESDSKKYHELNTEEAKRFIDDLAEFNVPVLLFSGGEPLVRPDFFELAEYAKQKGIRTTISTNGTLITPKVAERLKNIGVGYVGISLDGIGEVNDRFRGKQGAFEAALAGIRNCLAVGQRVGLRFTINRHNYKELDKIFDLIERENIPRVCFYHLVYSGRGSEMIKEDITPEETRAVLDLIIERTLDFHRRGLDKEILTVDNHADAIYIYLKLLKEDPERARQVLELLTRNGGNRTGIAIGEVDWEGNVHADQFTRNHCFGNVRERKFGEIWTDMSHPILAGLKDRKPLLKGRCAKCRWLNLCNGNFRARAEAVYGDFWAEDPACYLTDEEIGIK from the coding sequence ATGATAGGGATCAGCAAATTGCTCTGTGGTACCCAAAACTATGGTGACTCCCTCCGCTATGCCCACGGTACCCAGGGGCAGGTGCACGGGGCAGTGGCGGGTCATGGACCGGTGGTGGTCTGGAATTCCACTCGTACCTGTAATTTAAAGTGTCGTCACTGCTATTCGGAATCCGATAGTAAAAAGTATCATGAGCTTAATACTGAAGAAGCTAAACGCTTTATTGATGACTTAGCAGAATTCAATGTGCCGGTTTTACTTTTTTCCGGTGGGGAACCACTGGTAAGGCCGGATTTTTTTGAATTGGCAGAGTATGCCAAGCAAAAGGGTATTCGCACCACCATCTCTACCAATGGTACATTAATAACACCAAAAGTAGCAGAACGCCTGAAAAACATTGGTGTTGGCTATGTGGGTATCAGTTTGGATGGTATCGGTGAAGTTAATGACCGTTTCCGTGGCAAACAGGGGGCCTTCGAGGCAGCTCTGGCCGGTATCCGCAACTGCCTGGCGGTAGGCCAACGGGTAGGCTTGCGCTTTACCATTAACCGCCATAATTATAAGGAACTGGATAAGATCTTTGATTTAATTGAAAGGGAGAATATTCCCCGGGTCTGTTTTTACCATTTGGTGTATTCCGGGCGGGGCAGCGAGATGATTAAGGAAGACATTACACCGGAGGAAACCCGGGCTGTCTTAGACCTAATCATAGAGCGCACCCTGGATTTTCACCGCCGGGGTTTGGATAAAGAAATCTTAACCGTTGATAACCATGCCGATGCAATTTATATTTATCTAAAGTTATTGAAAGAAGATCCTGAACGGGCCCGCCAGGTGTTGGAATTGCTGACGCGTAACGGTGGTAACCGTACCGGTATTGCCATTGGTGAAGTAGACTGGGAAGGCAATGTTCATGCGGACCAATTTACCCGGAACCATTGTTTCGGAAATGTGCGGGAGCGTAAATTCGGGGAGATCTGGACCGACATGAGTCATCCTATCCTGGCCGGTTTGAAGGATCGTAAACCCTTGCTCAAGGGGCGCTGTGCCAAGTGCCGCTGGCTCAACCTTTGCAATGGCAATTTCCGTGCCAGGGCCGAGGCGGTCTATGGCGATTTCTGGGCCGAAGACCCGGCCTGTTATTTGACTGATGAGGAGATTGGGATAAAATAG
- a CDS encoding precorrin-2 dehydrogenase/sirohydrochlorin ferrochelatase family protein, with translation MNCLYPVYLNLDQQLCLVVGGGKVAERKICSLLECGALVRVVSPQVTPLIEQYSRQNKLELRSRDYQTSDLDGAFLVFAATNQPQVNQRVVEDCRQRNLPINVVDNPAACNFTVPSVIRRGKLAIAVSTGGASPLLAAKIRRQLEGHFGPEYGDFLEILADVRQQVLNDVEDITERQEIFKKLIESDILELIKEGKHDLIKERIDKCLSR, from the coding sequence ATGAACTGTTTATATCCTGTCTATTTAAATTTAGATCAGCAGCTTTGCCTGGTGGTGGGAGGAGGCAAAGTGGCTGAAAGAAAAATTTGTTCTCTATTGGAATGTGGTGCTCTGGTAAGGGTTGTCAGCCCTCAGGTTACACCCCTGATAGAGCAATACAGCCGGCAAAACAAGCTGGAACTTAGGTCAAGGGATTACCAAACCAGTGATTTGGACGGCGCCTTCCTGGTTTTTGCCGCCACCAATCAGCCTCAGGTAAACCAAAGGGTAGTGGAGGATTGCAGGCAAAGAAACTTGCCCATCAATGTGGTGGATAATCCGGCAGCATGCAATTTTACTGTCCCCTCTGTCATTAGGCGAGGGAAGCTAGCCATAGCAGTTTCCACCGGTGGAGCCAGTCCTTTATTAGCGGCTAAAATTAGACGACAGTTGGAAGGACACTTTGGGCCTGAGTATGGGGATTTTTTAGAAATCCTGGCGGATGTGCGTCAACAAGTCTTAAATGATGTGGAAGATATAACAGAGCGACAAGAGATTTTTAAAAAATTGATAGAGTCAGATATTTTAGAGCTTATAAAAGAAGGAAAGCATGATCTAATAAAGGAGCGCATCGATAAATGCTTATCGCGGTAA
- the hemC gene encoding hydroxymethylbilane synthase, whose protein sequence is MRRHIVVGSRDSALALWQTRWVMEKLQQQHPDIHFELVTMKTKGDKMLDVALAKIGDKGLFTKELELAMQRKEIDFAVHSLKDMPTALPEGLTIGAVCKRDNPGDALISKDGRKLAELPQGARIGTSSLRRCAQLLHYRPDFRLESLRGNLNTRMKKFVAEDLDAIVLAAAGVMRMGWQDMIAEIIPFNICLPAVGQGAIAVECRSDDQEVVSLLQGIEHMETRAATDAERSLLRHLEGGCQIPIGALAEVINQKLSLTAIVANLDGSRLLRAQGEAPVAQARELGIEVAEKLLALGGRQILDQVRSGE, encoded by the coding sequence ATGAGACGCCACATTGTTGTTGGAAGCAGGGATAGTGCCCTGGCTCTCTGGCAGACCCGTTGGGTCATGGAAAAACTACAGCAACAGCACCCGGATATTCACTTTGAGCTGGTCACCATGAAGACTAAGGGCGATAAAATGTTGGATGTGGCCCTGGCTAAAATAGGGGATAAGGGTCTGTTTACCAAGGAATTGGAATTGGCTATGCAGCGAAAGGAAATTGATTTTGCTGTACACAGTCTTAAGGATATGCCCACAGCTCTGCCGGAGGGCCTAACCATTGGTGCCGTATGCAAAAGGGACAATCCCGGCGATGCTCTCATCTCTAAAGATGGACGAAAACTGGCTGAGCTCCCCCAGGGGGCTAGAATAGGTACTTCTTCCCTGCGCCGTTGTGCGCAATTACTTCATTATCGCCCGGATTTTCGTTTGGAGTCCTTACGGGGCAATTTAAATACACGCATGAAAAAGTTTGTCGCAGAGGACTTGGATGCCATAGTTCTGGCAGCAGCCGGGGTTATGCGTATGGGTTGGCAAGATATGATTGCGGAAATTATCCCCTTTAACATTTGTTTGCCGGCTGTTGGGCAAGGGGCCATTGCGGTGGAATGCCGCTCGGATGATCAAGAAGTGGTTAGCCTATTGCAAGGTATTGAGCATATGGAAACCAGGGCTGCTACCGATGCGGAAAGATCACTGTTAAGGCATCTGGAGGGGGGCTGTCAAATACCCATTGGCGCCTTGGCGGAGGTAATAAATCAAAAACTATCTTTAACAGCCATCGTAGCCAATTTGGATGGCAGCCGATTGTTACGGGCCCAGGGGGAAGCTCCCGTAGCCCAAGCCAGGGAACTGGGCATTGAAGTAGCCGAAAAATTACTTGCCCTGGGTGGCAGACAAATATTGGATCAAGTTAGGTCAGGGGAATGA
- a CDS encoding polyprenyl synthetase family protein — protein MLDFFSEVRADLDSVEQQIKQVVQSRDPLLTQTAMHLLNAGGKRLRPAFALLAAKFYESTLDKILPLAVALELIHMATLVHDDVVDDSMTRRGTPTVKANWGNKISMHTGDYLFAKSLVLISHYENPVIAKVLAQTSVKMCEGEIHQISTSYSSKQGWRDYFYRIERKTALLIAASCQLGAAAAGASERDCQALRRYGHQLGMAFQITDDILDMVADPKLLGKPIGGDLRQGIMTMPVIYALEKSQHSERLRQLIEIPDKTDEQIHEAIELIKEAGGIEFSFNAALKYVEKAKGNLARLPDKPVKETFHRIADFIGVRRF, from the coding sequence ATGCTGGATTTTTTTAGTGAAGTAAGAGCCGATCTTGATTCAGTGGAACAACAGATTAAACAAGTTGTTCAATCACGGGATCCATTATTAACCCAAACTGCCATGCACCTGTTAAATGCCGGAGGAAAACGTTTGCGTCCGGCTTTTGCACTTTTGGCTGCTAAATTTTATGAGAGTACCTTAGACAAAATATTACCTTTGGCTGTGGCTTTGGAACTAATACATATGGCCACACTGGTTCATGATGATGTGGTGGACGACTCCATGACCAGAAGGGGTACTCCCACCGTCAAGGCGAACTGGGGCAACAAAATTTCCATGCATACAGGAGACTATCTCTTTGCAAAATCCCTGGTGCTCATCTCACATTATGAGAACCCCGTTATCGCTAAAGTTTTGGCGCAAACCAGTGTCAAGATGTGTGAAGGGGAGATCCACCAGATATCCACCTCCTATAGCTCGAAGCAAGGTTGGAGGGATTATTTTTACCGTATTGAACGGAAAACGGCCTTGCTTATTGCCGCCAGTTGCCAATTGGGTGCGGCGGCGGCGGGTGCCAGCGAAAGGGATTGTCAAGCCTTAAGAAGGTATGGACACCAATTGGGTATGGCCTTTCAAATTACCGATGATATTTTAGATATGGTTGCTGACCCCAAGTTACTGGGGAAACCCATTGGTGGAGATTTGCGTCAAGGTATCATGACCATGCCGGTTATCTACGCACTGGAAAAAAGTCAACATAGTGAGAGGCTGCGTCAGTTAATAGAAATTCCGGATAAAACAGATGAGCAGATCCATGAAGCCATAGAGTTGATCAAAGAAGCCGGTGGCATTGAGTTTTCCTTTAATGCAGCGCTTAAGTACGTAGAAAAGGCCAAGGGCAATTTAGCCAGGCTGCCCGATAAACCGGTAAAAGAGACATTCCACCGCATTGCAGATTTTATTGGTGTGAGAAGGTTTTAG
- the cobA gene encoding uroporphyrinogen-III C-methyltransferase has product MSKGIVYLVGAGPGDPGLITVKGLNCIRQADVLVYDRLASPRLLAYARPDAELIYVGKSPDRHAMVQDEINQLLVDKAKEGKVVTRLKGGDPFVFGRGGEEAELLVANGLSFEVVPGITSAIAVPAYAGIPVTHRGYTSTFAVVTGNEDPTKDDSSIAWDKIATGAGTLIFLMGMGNLPGICARLMEFGRSPQTPVALIRWGTRPEQRTLIGTLADIHQKATAAGFKNPAVIVVGEVVSLREKLAWFENRPLFGKRVIVTRSREQASVLSAAIEDLGGEPWEFPTISIAPPEDFAPLDRAINDVRSYRWVIFTSVNGVKMFFERMRVHKKDIRDLSDVRLCAIGPRTRDELEQRGLLVDYVPGEYRAEEIVAGLKGKVLPGDRVLLPRADIARKLLPEALAEMGAMVEDVVAYRTVLGDGDAAAIREALAREEIQVVTFTSSSTVRNFVKLIGEDNVPELMSKVVVASIGPITSNTARELGLRVDIEAKEYTINGLVQAIVDYFSS; this is encoded by the coding sequence ATGTCAAAGGGTATTGTTTATTTAGTTGGAGCAGGCCCCGGAGATCCGGGATTAATTACAGTAAAAGGCTTAAATTGCATTCGTCAGGCTGATGTTTTGGTTTATGATCGGCTGGCCAGTCCCAGGCTGTTAGCCTACGCCCGGCCGGATGCTGAGCTTATTTATGTGGGTAAATCGCCGGACCGCCATGCCATGGTGCAGGATGAAATCAATCAATTGCTGGTGGATAAGGCCAAGGAAGGAAAGGTTGTTACCCGGCTTAAGGGGGGAGACCCCTTTGTTTTTGGCCGTGGCGGTGAAGAGGCAGAATTATTAGTGGCAAACGGCCTCTCCTTTGAGGTTGTACCGGGCATTACCTCAGCCATTGCGGTACCGGCCTATGCCGGCATTCCGGTTACTCACCGTGGCTATACCTCCACCTTTGCTGTGGTTACCGGCAACGAAGATCCCACCAAGGACGATTCCAGTATCGCCTGGGATAAAATTGCCACCGGAGCAGGGACACTGATATTTCTCATGGGTATGGGCAACCTACCGGGCATTTGTGCTCGATTAATGGAATTTGGACGTTCACCGCAAACACCGGTGGCCTTAATTCGCTGGGGAACCAGACCGGAACAGCGCACCCTTATCGGAACATTAGCGGATATTCATCAGAAAGCCACAGCAGCAGGTTTTAAGAATCCCGCTGTTATAGTGGTGGGTGAGGTTGTTTCTCTGAGAGAAAAACTGGCCTGGTTTGAAAATAGACCCCTCTTCGGCAAGCGGGTTATTGTTACACGTTCCAGAGAACAGGCCAGTGTTCTGTCCGCCGCCATTGAGGACTTGGGGGGCGAACCCTGGGAATTCCCCACCATTTCCATTGCTCCTCCGGAGGATTTTGCACCCCTGGACAGGGCCATTAATGACGTACGCTCCTATCGCTGGGTTATTTTTACCAGTGTCAATGGAGTTAAGATGTTTTTTGAACGTATGCGTGTCCATAAAAAGGATATTCGTGATTTAAGTGACGTTCGCCTGTGTGCCATAGGTCCCCGCACCAGAGATGAATTGGAGCAAAGGGGCTTATTGGTGGATTACGTCCCAGGGGAATACCGGGCGGAAGAAATTGTGGCAGGTTTAAAGGGTAAGGTTTTACCCGGTGACCGGGTGCTGTTACCTAGGGCGGATATTGCCCGTAAACTTTTGCCCGAGGCCTTGGCAGAAATGGGTGCCATGGTGGAAGATGTGGTTGCTTACCGCACGGTTTTAGGTGATGGCGATGCCGCTGCCATTCGGGAAGCCTTAGCCCGGGAAGAAATCCAGGTGGTTACTTTTACTAGCTCCTCCACGGTGCGAAATTTTGTTAAACTAATAGGAGAGGACAATGTTCCCGAGCTGATGTCTAAGGTTGTGGTGGCCAGTATTGGTCCCATTACTTCAAACACAGCCAGAGAACTGGGCCTACGGGTTGATATAGAAGCCAAGGAATATACCATTAACGGTTTGGTACAAGCCATTGTCGATTATTTTAGCAGCTAA
- the hemA gene encoding glutamyl-tRNA reductase: protein MLIAVIGVNHRTAPLEVREKLAFPEWGTTEWLNKLLAYPGIDGCALISTCNRTEIYIAPVELDTGMNSVWSFLSEKSGLDISEIKNYTFCHTLYDAIRHLFRVVSGLDSMILGETQILGQVKKAYEMALEAKSTNVVLNTLFQQAITTGKRVRTETGIDQNPVSIPYAAVELAKQSLGSLDGRSVLVVGAGEMSELTVVNLVANGVSSVIVSNRSYDRAVQLAEKFEGKAVKFDSLFQYMSQADIVISSTAAQHYVIKPQDIEQVMSARNGRPIMMIDIAVPRDIDPQVRNIPGISLFDVDHLQNVVDANLAERRQAAVRAEGIIEEELNEFMRWLSTRFVVPTITALKKMGEEIKQRELSRAFNRLGDLSEREKKIIGSLANSIVNQLLHNPVVNLKQYALTPEGHLYTKITQNIFNLEVKGQQGKAKGLPPEKRKKFAACSGSHVNWEHTTNL from the coding sequence ATGCTTATCGCGGTAATTGGTGTTAACCACCGTACAGCGCCACTGGAAGTACGGGAAAAGCTGGCATTTCCAGAATGGGGAACCACTGAATGGCTAAACAAATTGCTAGCCTATCCAGGAATCGATGGCTGTGCATTAATTTCCACCTGCAATAGAACGGAAATATATATCGCCCCGGTGGAATTAGATACCGGGATGAATTCTGTATGGTCTTTTTTGTCTGAGAAATCCGGCCTGGATATTTCTGAGATAAAAAACTACACCTTTTGCCATACCCTTTATGATGCCATTCGCCACCTGTTTCGGGTGGTATCCGGATTGGATTCCATGATCTTAGGAGAAACGCAAATTCTCGGCCAGGTAAAAAAGGCCTATGAAATGGCTTTGGAGGCCAAGAGTACCAACGTGGTTTTGAATACCTTGTTTCAACAGGCCATTACCACCGGTAAAAGGGTGAGGACAGAAACAGGCATTGACCAAAATCCTGTCTCCATCCCCTATGCTGCGGTGGAATTAGCCAAACAAAGTCTGGGCTCCCTGGACGGTCGTTCCGTTTTGGTAGTGGGAGCCGGAGAAATGAGTGAGCTAACGGTAGTAAACCTGGTGGCCAATGGTGTTTCCAGTGTCATTGTGTCCAACCGTTCCTATGATCGGGCGGTGCAATTGGCGGAAAAATTTGAGGGCAAAGCAGTTAAATTTGACAGCTTATTCCAATACATGAGCCAGGCTGATATTGTCATTTCCAGTACCGCCGCTCAACATTACGTGATCAAGCCCCAGGATATTGAGCAGGTGATGTCTGCTCGGAATGGCAGACCCATTATGATGATTGATATTGCCGTACCAAGGGATATTGATCCCCAGGTGCGTAACATACCGGGAATTAGTCTGTTTGATGTGGACCATTTGCAAAACGTGGTAGACGCAAACCTGGCAGAACGGCGCCAGGCTGCGGTACGGGCGGAAGGGATCATTGAGGAAGAACTCAATGAATTTATGCGCTGGCTCTCCACCAGATTTGTGGTACCTACCATTACCGCCTTGAAAAAGATGGGTGAAGAAATTAAACAAAGGGAATTGAGCCGCGCCTTTAATCGTTTAGGAGATTTGAGTGAACGGGAGAAAAAAATTATTGGCTCTTTAGCCAACTCCATTGTGAATCAATTGCTTCATAATCCGGTGGTCAACTTAAAACAATATGCCTTGACGCCGGAAGGCCATTTATATACAAAGATCACCCAGAATATATTTAACCTGGAAGTAAAAGGACAGCAAGGCAAAGCCAAAGGTTTGCCACCGGAGAAAAGAAAAAAATTTGCCGCTTGCTCCGGCAGCCATGTCAACTGGGAACATACAACAAACTTATAG
- the hemB gene encoding porphobilinogen synthase has protein sequence MPTFPNIRPRRLRLNERVRRLVRENHVTVDDLIYPVFVTYGQGVRREVSSMPGIYNLSIDMLLEEIKKVEELGIPGVIVFGVPEEKDEVGSGAYHPEGIVQQAVRAIKKEYPQLLVITDVCLCEYTSHGHCGLIKNQTVDNDATLELLAATALSHAQAGADMVAPSDMMDGRVAAIRAKLDEAGFTDIPIMAYSAKYASSYYGPFREAAGSTPQFGDRKTYQMDYANGDEAIRETALDIKEGADIVMVKPALAYMDVIRRIKEQFGYPVAAYNVSGEYAMVKAAAKLGWINEKQLVLETMTGFKRAGADIIITYHALEVARWLREV, from the coding sequence ATGCCGACCTTTCCTAACATCCGTCCCCGGAGACTAAGGCTGAATGAACGTGTCCGGCGGCTGGTAAGAGAAAACCATGTAACTGTGGATGATTTAATTTACCCTGTGTTTGTCACCTATGGCCAGGGGGTACGTCGGGAAGTTTCCAGTATGCCTGGCATTTATAACCTCTCCATAGATATGTTGCTGGAAGAAATCAAAAAGGTAGAAGAACTGGGCATTCCCGGTGTGATTGTTTTTGGTGTGCCGGAAGAGAAGGATGAAGTGGGAAGCGGTGCTTACCACCCGGAGGGCATTGTGCAGCAAGCTGTACGGGCCATTAAAAAGGAGTATCCGCAACTTCTCGTCATTACCGATGTCTGCCTGTGTGAGTATACCAGTCACGGACATTGTGGCTTAATTAAAAACCAAACGGTGGACAATGATGCCACCTTAGAACTCTTGGCCGCAACTGCCCTCTCCCATGCCCAGGCAGGGGCAGATATGGTGGCTCCTTCGGACATGATGGATGGTCGGGTGGCTGCCATCCGCGCCAAGTTGGATGAGGCAGGTTTTACTGACATACCCATTATGGCTTATTCAGCCAAGTATGCTTCTTCTTACTACGGACCCTTCCGGGAAGCCGCCGGTTCCACCCCTCAGTTTGGCGATCGTAAAACCTACCAAATGGATTATGCCAATGGGGATGAAGCTATCCGGGAAACGGCCCTGGATATAAAAGAGGGTGCGGATATTGTCATGGTCAAACCAGCCCTGGCCTACATGGATGTTATCCGTCGTATCAAGGAGCAATTTGGTTACCCGGTGGCTGCCTATAACGTCAGCGGCGAATATGCCATGGTCAAGGCGGCAGCCAAGCTGGGCTGGATTAACGAGAAACAGCTTGTCCTGGAAACTATGACAGGGTTTAAAAGAGCCGGGGCAGATATTATTATTACCTACCATGCTTTGGAGGTGGCCCGCTGGCTGAGGGAGGTTTAA